In Gimesia benthica, a single window of DNA contains:
- a CDS encoding biliverdin-producing heme oxygenase, producing MIEKVFAFHLSKLTELILKLLVMQDFATEIREAVHELHQQIESTYLAFRMMHGIISKPEYSWILAQLYYLHRFLEPTWQADSTLAGLFDLNKYSRLQTIQADLNLLVNGDMPAIDPTTQKLLQQTSAMYQENKYSLIGVLYVLEGSRLGSVYLTEPLMNALSLQDTTGAGFFLCTPEPWYKDWYRFKESINQIDDLPQQFEGIKYAAVKTFEGMIELYQTKPA from the coding sequence GTGATTGAAAAAGTTTTTGCGTTTCATTTATCCAAATTGACTGAACTCATTTTGAAACTCTTAGTCATGCAAGATTTCGCAACGGAGATCCGGGAAGCGGTTCATGAATTGCACCAGCAGATCGAATCTACTTATCTCGCATTTCGAATGATGCATGGAATCATTTCGAAGCCAGAATATTCCTGGATTCTAGCACAGCTATACTACTTGCATCGTTTCCTGGAGCCGACCTGGCAAGCAGACAGTACCCTGGCTGGACTCTTCGACTTAAATAAATATTCTCGACTGCAAACCATTCAGGCTGATTTGAACCTGCTTGTGAATGGCGACATGCCTGCCATTGATCCCACAACCCAAAAGCTACTCCAGCAAACCTCAGCCATGTATCAGGAAAATAAATACTCGCTGATTGGTGTATTGTATGTCCTGGAAGGATCGAGGCTGGGCTCAGTGTATTTAACCGAGCCTCTGATGAATGCTTTATCGCTTCAGGACACAACAGGGGCCGGTTTTTTTCTCTGTACCCCAGAGCCATGGTACAAAGACTGGTACCGCTTCAAAGAGAGCATCAATCAGATTGATGATCTGCCCCAGCAGTTTGAAGGCATTAAGTATGCCGCAGTCAAAACATTTGAAGGAATGATTGAGCTGTACCAGACAAAACCAGCTTGA
- a CDS encoding response regulator transcription factor translates to MNFSRKNKVYIIDDDKDVAQSTVILLQAHGLQTELFHSVEDFLTETDPTISGCVVSDYALEGNWNGIDLLRKIQDLGYRIPFILASGSLNHSSRLTAEKSGAFAILEKPYPSDILCETIYAALKHNDGRFPN, encoded by the coding sequence ATGAATTTTTCAAGAAAAAACAAAGTTTACATCATCGATGACGACAAAGATGTAGCTCAGTCTACTGTCATTCTGCTTCAGGCTCATGGCCTGCAAACCGAGTTATTTCACTCAGTGGAGGACTTTCTCACAGAAACTGATCCCACGATATCAGGCTGTGTGGTCTCTGATTATGCGCTGGAAGGGAACTGGAATGGCATTGACCTGCTGCGGAAGATACAGGATCTGGGATACAGGATCCCATTCATTCTCGCATCTGGCTCTTTGAACCACAGTTCCCGGTTAACTGCGGAAAAGTCCGGTGCCTTTGCGATTCTTGAAAAACCTTACCCTTCAGATATTTTATGTGAAACGATCTATGCCGCACTGAAACATAATGATGGCCGATTCCCGAATTGA
- a CDS encoding anthrone oxygenase family protein, with protein MDFLEMALVAATLLCSLVAGFLFAFAVVVMPGISSLSDQHFISTFRVMDRVIQNNQPLFMLVWIGSIITLITFTVLGISELPRVEQAILAIATSLYLLAVQLPTLTMNIPLNNKLQSLSVEKMGVDEFRAARDEFETRWKYWNAIRTVSAIVTSLMLIILLFLQ; from the coding sequence ATGGATTTCTTAGAAATGGCTTTGGTCGCAGCGACTTTGCTGTGCTCTTTAGTCGCTGGTTTTCTCTTCGCATTTGCCGTAGTCGTTATGCCGGGCATCAGCAGTCTGAGCGACCAGCATTTCATATCTACCTTTAGAGTCATGGATCGTGTGATTCAGAACAACCAACCACTTTTTATGCTGGTCTGGATAGGTTCGATAATCACGCTGATTACGTTTACGGTTTTAGGCATTTCAGAATTACCCCGGGTTGAGCAGGCAATCCTGGCAATTGCCACGTCACTGTATCTTCTGGCTGTGCAATTACCAACTCTGACAATGAATATTCCACTGAACAATAAACTGCAATCACTCAGTGTAGAGAAGATGGGAGTAGATGAATTCCGCGCTGCTCGCGATGAATTTGAAACGCGATGGAAGTATTGGAATGCGATCCGGACAGTTTCCGCTATCGTGACATCGTTGATGCTTATAATCCTGTTATTTCTGCAGTGA